The following DNA comes from Simkania negevensis Z.
ATGAGTACGAAATGCTCATTCGAACTGCAGCTGGAATGATTCAAAGAAAAGTCCCTCTTCTTGTAAGTATTGGGGAGAGTGCGACCAAAAGATCGCTGATCAAGATGGAAATGGCAACCGCTCTTGGAGCAGATGCTCTTCTCGTTGCAACACCTGCTTACAATAAGCCTTCTCAAGAGGGTCTCTATCAACACTTTAAAGCTATTGCTGGAAGCTCTAAGATTCCTCTCATCCTTTATAATAATCCAAGTCGTACAGGCGTTTCCATAGAACTTGCAACACTTCTTCGGCTTGTACAGATCAACAACATTATTGGAATTAAAGAGTCTTCAGGAAGCATTCAAATTGCTCAAGAGATGCTTTACTATATTCCAACGGACTTTATTTTCCTCTCTGGAGAAGATAACTTAACCCTTCCTCTCATAGCTTTGGGAGCGCGGGGAGTTGTTTCAGTTCTTTCCAACCTCAAGCCTCAAGAAATGGTGTCATTTGTCGAGACTGCGCTCAAAGGAGATTTTGCAAGGGCTCGAGAGCAGCAGCATGTACTCTATCCCTTTTTTCAAGCTTGTTTTTGCGAAACCAATCCTGTTCCGATCAAAACTATGATGGCCCTTTTGGGCAAAGCTGCTGGCCATTGCCGCCTCCCATTAGCTCCTCTAAAAAATGAAAACATTGAAAGGTTACAAACGCTATTAAAGCTTAGCCAAACAAAAACACATCATGGGTAAGATTTCAGTTGGAATTCTGGGTGCTACAGGTGCAGTTGGTCAAACCTTTGTAAAGTTGCTTGAAAACCATCCCATTTTTGAGATTGTGTCTCTCACAGCTTCACCTAAATGGAAAGGAAGCTCTTATGAAGAAGCACTAAAAGGGCGTCAAAGAGAAAGTTTTTCCAAAAAGACTCTGGCAACAACCATGAAGTCTGCAGCTCCACTTCCCATTATTTTCTCAGCATTAAGTAGTGAAGATGGAGAAGCTCTAGAGCTTGATCTTGCGAGACGAGGTTCTGCTGTCTTTTCACATGCATCGATTCATCGCAACAGGAGTGACATTCCGATGATCATTCCGGAAATCAATGGTGAGCACCTTGCTCTCATTCCCACGCAACAGAAAAATCGAGGATGGGAAAAAGGGTTCATTGTGGTGAAGCCAAATTGCACTTTGCAGAGTTTTCTACTTCCTCTCTTCCCTTTGCATCAAAAATTCCAGCTTAAGGAAGCCGTGATCACAACGTTGCAGTCGACGAGCGGGGCAGGAGGGGGCTTTGAACTCGAAGGGAATATTCTTCCCTACATTGCAGGGGAAGAAGAAAAAACAGAGCAAGAGCCACTTAAAATTTTAGGAAAATTAGAAAATGAAGCGATTCTACCAGTTCAAGGTGTAACCTTTTCTTCTCATTGTAACCGCGTTCCAGTTTGCTCAGGACATTTAGCTTGCGTTTCAGCTAAGTTTGAAAAACCTGTCGATGTGGAAACTGCTTGTCAAGTGTTACATAGCTTTCCCTCTTTGTCTCTTCCTTCTGCTCCTCAAAAACCTTTGCACTATATGGAAGATCACAATCGGCCCCAACCCCTTCTCGACAAAGACCTAGAAGGAGGAATGAGCGTTGCCATAGGTCGGCTTCGTATTTGCGCTGTATTCGATCTCCGTTTCACAGCGCTGTCCCATAATTTAGTTCGGGGCGCTGCTGGGGGCAGTATCTTATGTGCCGAACTAGCACATCAAAAAGGATATCTTCATGGTTAAAAGACGTCCGGCTTTTCAAAAGCTTTCTGAAAGTTATCTATTTCCTGAAATTCACCGTCGGAAAAATCTCTTTTTAGAGAAAAACCCAACTGCAAACCTCATTAGCTTAGGAATAGGAGACACGGTTAAACCTCTTCCCCCTTATATTGCTGGGAAAATGGAACGTGCTGCAGCCTCACTGGCTACTTCTGAAGGGTATCATGGGTACGGGAAGGAGCAAGGACTGGATGCCCTTCGCATCAAGATTTGTGATCGTTTTTATCCAGACCATATTGATCCGAGTGAAGTGTTTATCTCTGATGGAGCAAAATGCGACATTGGACGCCTTCAAATGCTTTTTGGAGGGCAGGTAAAAGTGGCTGTGCAAGATCCAGCATATCCGGTTTATCTAGAAGGAAGCATCTTACAAGGGGTTGATATGGTGACCTTCATGCCTTGTCTACCTGAGAATAACTTTTTCCCCGACCTGTCAGCGCTTTCACCTCATGACTTAATTTATGTCTGTCACCCGAATAACCCGACAGGTTGCGCCTATACCCATGAGCAATTAACCCAGCTAGTCGATTATGCTCTTGAGCATCGCGCGATCATTTTATTTGATGTAGCCTATGTCTCTTTTATCACTGACCCTTCCCTGCCAAAAAGTATCTACGAGATTCCTCAAGCAGAAAAAGTTGCCATTGAAGTTGGCTCTTTTTCTAAAATGGCTGGTTTTTCTGGAGTACGTTTAGGGTGGACAGTTGTTCCAAAAGCATTAGAATTTGATGAGGGGTATCCAGTTTGGAAAGATTGGATGCGTCTCAATACCACGATTTACAATGGAACGTCATTTGTCGTTCAACAAGCTGGACTGGCTACGCTCGACGAGGAAGGGTGGAGAGAAATTCAAGCGATCTTAGACATCTATCGAGCGAATGCACAAAAGCTCTTAACTGCGTTTCAGCAGCTAGGCTATACTGTGTATGGAGGAGAGAATGCGCCTTATCTTTGGGTTGACTTTCCAGGGCGTGATTCTTGGGATGTTTTTCAAGAGTTTTTGGAGAAAAAAAATCTCATCGTGACACCTGGAAATGGATTCGGTCCTTCAGGAGAGCGTTTCATTCGACTTAGTGCTTTTGCTCATGAAGAGCAAATCGATGCTGCAATTAATGTTCTACAAAGTGGTGGGGTAAGCTAAGCGATTTAAGATGGAATTCTGGGTCGTCTTTCCTGAGAATCGCAATATCGATAGGTAAGAGAACAATTTCAGCTGTGATCGCGACCGTTGCTTCGAAAAGATGGCCAGAAAAAGTTTGCCCTTTAGAGTCACTCAAGCAAACATGTGTGTGTGCAAACGGTTTTCCCTCGTACAAAGAAATATTTCCCATTGCCATAATCAGTTCATAGTCTCCTTGAAGAGGGATAGAGTGGTAGGCATTTTTTTGGACGTCAAAAGCGCCCATATCGACGTCCATGAGAGCTCCGATTCCTTGATAAAAGCCACTGGCAAAACGTTTTTGCTCGAAGAATTTAAGCATCGTCTGGTGAAACTTTTCTCCTCGGTCAAATTTGAGGACAAATCCCCTAGAAAAATCTGCATAATGCATAGCTTTTGCCCTTAAGTTGGGGTTAAAACCTGAGTTCTGAGTCTATTTTCACCCATTCTCATGGATTTTTCTCTATCTTCTCAGGCTTCTTGAATCGAAAAGGAGCATTTGGCCCTTTCTTTCGCAAGAAATGCTGAAATTTTAAGAGACGCTTTCTCTCCAGAGAATAAGCAAAATAAACCCAGAACTCAGCTTAAAAAGAAGAACCTGGTATTTTTAAAAAAGCTTCTTCTTCCGGAGTCGATTCTCGATCTAAGATGGTATTTCGGTGAGGAAAGCGACCAAACTCCTTAATCACATCTAAGTGCATCTTTGCATATTTATGAAATTCTTGAAAGGAGGGTTTGATACTTTTGTGAACTTCCTCTGCAAGGTTTGCGTAGAGCTTCACCGATGTTTCCTGAATCGAGAGATCTTCACTATGCTGCAAGGGCATATAGAAAAAACACCGCTCAATAGGGTAGAGATTTTGATCGATTCCCTCTTCTAGTCCCTCTAAAGCGAGCTTTAATGCAAGGGGATCTTGAGCAAAGGCAGTAGGCTTGTTGCGGTAAATGTGTCTTGGAAATTGATCCAAAACTAGGATGAGGCAGAGGTAACCACGAGGAGTATTTTTCCAAAAATCAAATTGACCTGCGATCGCATCATTCAAAATTGTAAGGTATGCCTCGCGAATGTACTCATCCGTTCTTTCGTTTTTCATGAACCAAAATGTCACTTTTTCGTGGGGCATATCTTCGGGACCTTTGAGGACACCAAACCAAAAACGATGAATGTTTTCGACTGTGTTAGTCATAATTTTCCTTATGAGTTGGGGAAGAGCGATGTGATTTGATCTCTGATCGCTTTTTTTTCTCTTTGAGCATTTTTTCTTTTGCTCTTCTCGAGCGCTTTTTTTTCTGTCTTTTGATTTTTTCGATAAGTTGCTTTTTTGCGGTTTTTTCTTGGTGGATTTTTGAAGCAATCTGTTCACAGAGTTCTCTACGTGCTAGAAACCGATTCATTTCTCGCGATCGGTCTTGCTGACATTTAACCTCGATGTGAGTTGGAATGTGTTTGAGGTAGACACAAGAAGCGGTTTTATTCACTTTCTGTCCTCCTTTTCCAGAGCCAAGAATGAATTTTTCGAGCAGATCATCTTCTCGAATTCCAAGTTCTTCCATTCTTTCATGGAGGGCATCAAGCTTTTCTTTTCGTATAGGCATTGTTAAACCAAAAAAAAAGGAGCGAATATTTCATTCGCTCCTTAAAGAAACAAAAAGAAGAAAATTAAGCAAGAGAAGCTTCTTCTTCTGTATCTTCGTTCATAGCAAGAGAAGTCTCTTCTTCTGGCTCTTCGTTCATAGCGAGAGAAGTCTCTTCTTCTGGCTCTTCGTTCATAGCAAGAGAAGTTTCTTCTTCTGGCTCTTCATTCATAGCGAGAGAAGTCTCTTCTTCTGGCTCTTCGTTCATAGCGAGAGAAGTTTCTTCTTCTGGCTCTTCGTTCATAGCGAGAGAAGTTTCTTCTTCTGGCTCTTCATTCATAGCAAGAGAAGCTTCTTCTTCAGTCTCTTCATTCATAGCAAGCGCTTGTTCGTTTTCTTCAGTCTCGCTAAAGAGAACTTTGAAACCATTGAAACTTACAGAAGTCTCTGAAGCTTCAGTTTCAACTTCAACAGTAGTTGATGGCTCATCAGCTTCGACTTCTTCATGAGCGAAAGCTTGATATCCAACTAGTGAAAATGCTGCTAGAGCTAGTACTGTTGCCTTTTTCATAGAACCTTTCCCTGTTAAAAAAATTGAAAGTGTTTAAAATTTCACCAAATATTAGCCACTTATAGTGTTTTTTTCAAGCAAAAACAATTCTTTCTAGAAACCATATGTCTCTAAGTTACATGCGTTAAATTATTATTTTTAAATTGAATAGAAGCTGTTCAGGTAATTTTTATACACTTTATAGTAGTATCCTCAATCTCAACCAATTTCAGAGAAAATTATGAGACCATATTTAACATTTTTTAGGGCTAAGGCTGTCATTTTTAAAATTGAAAGTTTTATTAAAAGAATGCGATTTTTCTCAGCCTTTAAACCCAATGAACTGAGTTTTTGAAGAACTCCCTTGAAGTCCGGGTCGGATTTGAAGCTTGCTGCCCCGATCTTTTCCTAAACGAGTGGCTTCTAGATCAATTGAGCATTTTGAAAAAGAAGAGGAAAGGTGGGGATAAGCTTTAGCGGCGTCAAGGGCTAATTGATTTTCGAGAGAGATGATAGCGGTTTCTTCATGATACGCAGACTGCATTTTCTTTTCGTAACCATGAGCAATTCCTCGAAAAAATGAATTTTTGGCTCTTAATCCTATTAAGTTAGAATTTTTCCATAGTGATTCCAACTCCCTCTCTAAAAAGTGACCGACATAAGTCGCGATCTCGATATTGACAGGTGATCCAAAAATCTCTAAATAGACACACTGTTTTCCATGATTAAAAACAGGATAGACGAAAAAGTGTTTCAAAATCGAAGCAATAGTTTGTAACTTGGACGAAGCTCTTTTTTGTTTGATCAGGCGGTGAATTTCCATCTCTTCTGAATCTTGAGCTAAATGCGTTTGATGGTATTTCAAAAGGAGCTCGCGGGCTTTACAAAGCGCCAGCTCAGCTTCGTGAACGTGATGACTTTGGCTTAAAGAAAAAAGCTTCTGAATTTTTTCAGCAATGCGCAAACTTTTTTGCCGTTTATCAGAAGAAACTGTTGCCCTAGCAACTTCTGCCTTCCATCCATAAAGGGTGCAAATTTCGTGAAATTCAGTTCCATGAGGAGAAACCGATATGCCATGAGTGATAAAGGTCAAATAGTGAGCGAGTTCGTGGCGCAAGAGATCTTTTAGGCTTTCTTCAGGTTCAAACATAAAACACTTGTTCACACCGATTTCGTACATTTCAGGATCGAAATATCCCATCTTGTTAGGATGATCAAAAACGACGAAGTGAAGAGGATAACCCATATTTCCCACCCAAAATCGGCGTTGACCACATTTCAAAGCCATTTCTTTTTGGATAATAGAGATTGCTTCCTTTTTCACTTTTTTGAGAAAAAGAAGGAGTGTTTCGGAGTAGAGGAGATTCATCTTTCCTTAAACTTTCAAATAGGTAGAATAATACTGAGGAATATTTGATATGGCAAAGAAAATCCGCGTAGGCGTTCTTTTTGGTGGACAATCGACCGAGCACGAAATTTCACTTCAATCTGCTCGCAGCGTCATCCAAAATATGGATCCTGAAAAATACGATGTTGTTCCGATTGGGATCGATAAACATGGAAGTTGGTTTTTTCTCACGCTTGAGCAGTTTTTCATTCCTTTCAAAACGGAAAAACTTCCTAGTTTTCAAGGGAAGGAGGGGAACCTCATTCCTGAAGGTATTCAGGCGAAAGACATGTTCTTCTCTCCCTGCGTTCTAAGAGAGTCTCTTGACGTCATTTTTCCTGCTCTTCATGGGCTATACGGCGAAGATGGAACGGTTCAAGGCCTCGTGAAGTTGGCAAACTTACCTTGCGTTGGGTCGGATGTGTTAGGTTCAGCACTTTGCATGGATAAGGCGATTGCTAAAAAACTCATGCGCGATGCCAAGCTTCCCATTCCTGCCTTTCTGTGTCTCAAATTGCATGACCCTATCAATATTCCTTCGATCATACAAGAATTAGGGCTACCACTCTTTGTCAAACCTGCAAATAGTGGCTCATCTGTTGGAATCAATAAAGTTCATACAGCAGAAGGAATTTTAGGTGCGATTGAAGAAGCCTTTCAATATGATGAAAAAGTCATTCTCGAAGAGTTTATTCAGGGGCGGGAA
Coding sequences within:
- the asd gene encoding aspartate-semialdehyde dehydrogenase, with the protein product MGKISVGILGATGAVGQTFVKLLENHPIFEIVSLTASPKWKGSSYEEALKGRQRESFSKKTLATTMKSAAPLPIIFSALSSEDGEALELDLARRGSAVFSHASIHRNRSDIPMIIPEINGEHLALIPTQQKNRGWEKGFIVVKPNCTLQSFLLPLFPLHQKFQLKEAVITTLQSTSGAGGGFELEGNILPYIAGEEEKTEQEPLKILGKLENEAILPVQGVTFSSHCNRVPVCSGHLACVSAKFEKPVDVETACQVLHSFPSLSLPSAPQKPLHYMEDHNRPQPLLDKDLEGGMSVAIGRLRICAVFDLRFTALSHNLVRGAAGGSILCAELAHQKGYLHG
- a CDS encoding PPC domain-containing DNA-binding protein encodes the protein MHYADFSRGFVLKFDRGEKFHQTMLKFFEQKRFASGFYQGIGALMDVDMGAFDVQKNAYHSIPLQGDYELIMAMGNISLYEGKPFAHTHVCLSDSKGQTFSGHLFEATVAITAEIVLLPIDIAILRKDDPEFHLKSLSLPHHFVEH
- the dapA gene encoding 4-hydroxy-tetrahydrodipicolinate synthase, with amino-acid sequence MRLEGVITSLITPFKNQTLDVEGLKENINFQLENGVSGILVGGTTGEAPTLDMDEYEMLIRTAAGMIQRKVPLLVSIGESATKRSLIKMEMATALGADALLVATPAYNKPSQEGLYQHFKAIAGSSKIPLILYNNPSRTGVSIELATLLRLVQINNIIGIKESSGSIQIAQEMLYYIPTDFIFLSGEDNLTLPLIALGARGVVSVLSNLKPQEMVSFVETALKGDFARAREQQHVLYPFFQACFCETNPVPIKTMMALLGKAAGHCRLPLAPLKNENIERLQTLLKLSQTKTHHG
- a CDS encoding DUF2786 domain-containing protein, giving the protein MNLLYSETLLLFLKKVKKEAISIIQKEMALKCGQRRFWVGNMGYPLHFVVFDHPNKMGYFDPEMYEIGVNKCFMFEPEESLKDLLRHELAHYLTFITHGISVSPHGTEFHEICTLYGWKAEVARATVSSDKRQKSLRIAEKIQKLFSLSQSHHVHEAELALCKARELLLKYHQTHLAQDSEEMEIHRLIKQKRASSKLQTIASILKHFFVYPVFNHGKQCVYLEIFGSPVNIEIATYVGHFLERELESLWKNSNLIGLRAKNSFFRGIAHGYEKKMQSAYHEETAIISLENQLALDAAKAYPHLSSSFSKCSIDLEATRLGKDRGSKLQIRPGLQGSSSKTQFIGFKG
- a CDS encoding DUF924 family protein; this translates as MTNTVENIHRFWFGVLKGPEDMPHEKVTFWFMKNERTDEYIREAYLTILNDAIAGQFDFWKNTPRGYLCLILVLDQFPRHIYRNKPTAFAQDPLALKLALEGLEEGIDQNLYPIERCFFYMPLQHSEDLSIQETSVKLYANLAEEVHKSIKPSFQEFHKYAKMHLDVIKEFGRFPHRNTILDRESTPEEEAFLKIPGSSF
- a CDS encoding LL-diaminopimelate aminotransferase, producing MVKRRPAFQKLSESYLFPEIHRRKNLFLEKNPTANLISLGIGDTVKPLPPYIAGKMERAAASLATSEGYHGYGKEQGLDALRIKICDRFYPDHIDPSEVFISDGAKCDIGRLQMLFGGQVKVAVQDPAYPVYLEGSILQGVDMVTFMPCLPENNFFPDLSALSPHDLIYVCHPNNPTGCAYTHEQLTQLVDYALEHRAIILFDVAYVSFITDPSLPKSIYEIPQAEKVAIEVGSFSKMAGFSGVRLGWTVVPKALEFDEGYPVWKDWMRLNTTIYNGTSFVVQQAGLATLDEEGWREIQAILDIYRANAQKLLTAFQQLGYTVYGGENAPYLWVDFPGRDSWDVFQEFLEKKNLIVTPGNGFGPSGERFIRLSAFAHEEQIDAAINVLQSGGVS
- a CDS encoding prolipoprotein diacylglyceryl transferase, whose amino-acid sequence is MKKATVLALAAFSLVGYQAFAHEEVEADEPSTTVEVETEASETSVSFNGFKVLFSETEENEQALAMNEETEEEASLAMNEEPEEETSLAMNEEPEEETSLAMNEEPEEETSLAMNEEPEEETSLAMNEEPEEETSLAMNEEPEEETSLAMNEDTEEEASLA
- a CDS encoding peptide chain release factor family protein, with protein sequence MPIRKEKLDALHERMEELGIREDDLLEKFILGSGKGGQKVNKTASCVYLKHIPTHIEVKCQQDRSREMNRFLARRELCEQIASKIHQEKTAKKQLIEKIKRQKKKRSRRAKEKMLKEKKKRSEIKSHRSSPTHKENYD
- a CDS encoding D-alanine--D-alanine ligase family protein; protein product: MAKKIRVGVLFGGQSTEHEISLQSARSVIQNMDPEKYDVVPIGIDKHGSWFFLTLEQFFIPFKTEKLPSFQGKEGNLIPEGIQAKDMFFSPCVLRESLDVIFPALHGLYGEDGTVQGLVKLANLPCVGSDVLGSALCMDKAIAKKLMRDAKLPIPAFLCLKLHDPINIPSIIQELGLPLFVKPANSGSSVGINKVHTAEGILGAIEEAFQYDEKVILEEFIQGREIECSVLGNLDPIVSLPGEIIPQHEFYSYEAKYLDENGAHFKLPAELEIETVQNIQKLAVQAFHLLECEDMARVDFFLRKDGRIFLNELNTIPGFTTISLYPKLWEISGIPYPELIDRLITLALKRHKRKAALRTDVNIVSCASN